The Halobacterium sp. CBA1132 genome has a segment encoding these proteins:
- a CDS encoding DUF1102 domain-containing protein: protein MKRYLALAAALALAGTLAFPSVAAPLFSGPTDNIGEGVELAPSSDYASLRDGELVVDLSAANPDAEGVNDDAVTGIEDVFRMRYNGSRVAHVWLTHDSEAVTFYADGAPVQSEAANVTLAPNETVAVGLRVDTTGETADGLIDQITVHARAADPEDVGSDASTPSEASGSTVQTSAPSADSRQFTALGTAFGDTVAFDASRLELDRAGNASLSLDDVSVRSGGGTLSMRVATTDTGDARSLVANAGAEPLGAVRFSVSTGRVDAATVRFSAPPAYFEARNVTPANLSVYRDGEAGRSTLDVELLGERDGRLRFAAETPGFSTLVVAADRARLAVTDAAVAPATVSPNESVAVTATISNDGSLAGERTVPVAVDGAVVAERTVSVAAGESETVTAEITRNETGEYAVSVDGTDAGAFTVAPAPSAGADADAEAASQPQSEAADADRPVEEPAGFGLADLLGLVGALAVLAAVIAVTRRTEWR from the coding sequence ATGAAACGCTACCTCGCCCTCGCTGCCGCGCTCGCGCTCGCGGGAACACTCGCATTCCCGTCGGTAGCCGCGCCGCTGTTCTCCGGACCGACCGACAATATCGGCGAGGGCGTGGAGCTCGCGCCGAGCAGCGACTACGCGTCCCTCCGAGACGGCGAGCTCGTCGTCGACCTGTCGGCGGCGAACCCGGACGCGGAGGGCGTGAACGACGACGCGGTGACGGGCATCGAGGACGTGTTCCGGATGCGGTACAACGGCTCGCGGGTCGCGCACGTCTGGCTCACGCACGACTCGGAGGCGGTGACGTTCTACGCGGACGGCGCGCCCGTGCAGTCCGAGGCGGCGAACGTGACGCTCGCACCGAACGAGACCGTCGCAGTCGGACTGCGCGTCGACACGACGGGTGAGACCGCGGACGGGCTCATCGACCAGATTACCGTACACGCGCGGGCGGCCGACCCCGAGGATGTCGGGAGCGACGCGAGCACGCCGAGCGAAGCCAGCGGGTCGACAGTCCAGACGAGCGCGCCGAGCGCGGACTCGCGGCAGTTCACGGCGTTGGGTACGGCCTTCGGCGACACGGTCGCGTTCGACGCGTCGCGGCTGGAACTCGACCGCGCGGGGAACGCGTCGCTCTCGCTGGACGACGTTTCGGTGCGGAGCGGGGGCGGAACGCTGTCGATGCGCGTGGCTACGACCGACACGGGGGACGCGCGGTCGCTCGTCGCGAACGCGGGCGCGGAGCCGCTGGGCGCGGTGCGGTTCTCCGTCTCGACCGGGCGCGTCGACGCGGCGACGGTCCGCTTCAGCGCGCCGCCGGCGTACTTCGAGGCGCGGAACGTCACGCCGGCGAACCTATCCGTCTATCGCGATGGTGAGGCCGGCCGCTCGACGCTCGATGTCGAACTGCTGGGCGAGCGCGACGGCCGCCTGCGCTTCGCGGCGGAGACGCCGGGGTTCTCGACGCTCGTCGTGGCCGCAGACCGCGCGCGCCTCGCGGTGACTGACGCGGCTGTCGCGCCGGCGACGGTGTCGCCGAACGAGTCCGTGGCGGTGACGGCGACTATCTCGAACGACGGGAGCCTCGCGGGCGAGCGGACCGTGCCGGTGGCGGTCGACGGCGCGGTCGTCGCGGAGCGGACCGTCAGCGTGGCCGCGGGGGAGAGCGAGACCGTGACTGCCGAAATCACGCGAAACGAGACCGGCGAGTACGCGGTGTCCGTGGACGGGACGGACGCGGGCGCGTTCACCGTGGCTCCCGCGCCGAGCGCGGGTGCGGACGCGGACGCGGAGGCGGCGAGCCAGCCGCAGTCCGAAGCGGCGGATGCCGACCGGCCAGTCGAGGAGCCGGCCGGGTTCGGGCTGGCTGACTTGCTCGGGCTGGTCGGCGCGCTAGCCGTGCTCGCTGCGGTGATCGCCGTGACGCGGCGCACCGAGTGGCGATGA